The proteins below are encoded in one region of Carettochelys insculpta isolate YL-2023 chromosome 32, ASM3395843v1, whole genome shotgun sequence:
- the LOC142005052 gene encoding olfactory receptor 52B2-like has product MPANNQTYFAPVSFILTGIEGTEESNIWMAIPFCLMYIAALYGNSLLLFIIGTERSLHEPMYLFLSMLATADLLLSTTTVPKMLDLFWFRAGEISFAACLTQLFFIHFSFIAESAILVAMAFDRYVAICNPLRYSTVLTKAVIGKMGLAIVTRSFCVVFPVVLLAKRLKFCRTNLLPHTYCEQRGIARLACDNTTASTVLGIVMAMLVFLLDAALIAMSYVLILRAVFRLPSSNARLKALRTCSSHISVILMFYPPSLFSSFAYSLGHILPGYILNLLAHLHLLLPPMLNPIIYGVTTKAVLNRVIKVFYRCCGRSCLLS; this is encoded by the coding sequence ATGCCGGCCAACAATCAGACCTATTTTGCCCCTGTAAGCTTCATCCTGACCGGCATCGAAGGTACAGAGGAGTCGAACATCTGGATGGCCATCCCCTTCTGTCTGATGTACATTGCAGCACTTTATGGCAACTCTCTCCTGCTATTCATCATCGGGACAGAacgaagcctccatgagcccatgtacctttTCCTCTCCATGCTGGCCACAGCTGATCTACTGCTATCGACCACCACAGTGCCCAAGATGCTGGATCTCTTCTGGTTCAGAGCAGGGGAAATTTCTTttgctgcctgcctcacccagttgTTTTTCATCCATTTCAGTTTCATTGCCGAGTCGGCCATCCTGGTGGCCATGGCATTTGACCGGTATGTTGCCATCTGCAACCCCCTGAGATACAGCACTGTGCTAACCAAGGCTGTGATTGGGAAGATGGGGCTGGCCATTGTCACAAGAAGTTTCTGTGTTGTTTTCCCTGTTGTCTTGCTGGCGAAGAGACTGAAGTTCTGTAGGACCAACCTCCTGCCACACACCTACTGTGAGCAGAGGGGCATCGCCCGGCTGGCCTGCGACAACACCACAGCCAGCACGGTGTTAGGCATCGTCATGGCTATGTTAGTATTTCTGTTGGATGCTGCACTCATTGCTATGTCTTATGTGCTGATCCTCAGGGCCGTCTTCCGGCTCCCATCCAGCAACGCCCGGCTCAAAGCTCtgcgcacctgcagctcccacatctCTGTCATACTGATGTTCTACCCACCCtcccttttctcctcttttgcaTACAGTTTAGGGCACATCCTCCCTGGTTATATTCTCAACCTCCTGGCCCATCTCcacctgctccttcctcccatgTTAAACCCCATTATTTATGGGGTGACAACAAAAGCGGTGCTGAATAGGGTGATCAAGGTGTTTTATCGATGCTGCGGCAGAAGCTGCCTGCTGAGCTAA
- the LOC142005053 gene encoding olfactory receptor 52B2-like has product MPADNQTYFAPVSFILTGIEGMEESNIWMAIPFCLMYIAALSGNSLLLFIIGTERSLHEPMYLFLSMLATADLLLSTTTVPKMLDLFWFRAGGISFAACLTQLFFIHFSFIAESAILVAMAFDRYVAICNPLRYSTVLTKAVIGKMGLAIVTRSFCVVFPVVLLAKRLKFCRTNLLPHTYCEQKGIARLACDNTTANTVLGIVMAMLVFLLDAALIAMSYVLILRAVFRLPSSNARLKALRTCSSHISVILMFYPPSLFSSFAYSLGHILPGYILNLLAHLHLLLPPMLNPIIYGVTTKAVLNRVIKVFYRCCGRSCLLS; this is encoded by the coding sequence ATGCCAGCCGACAATCAGACCTATTTTGCCCCTGTAAGCTTCATCCTGACCGGCATCGAAGGTATGGAGGAGTCGAACATCTGGATGGCCATCCCCTTCTGTCTGATGTACATTGCAGCACTTTCTGGCAACTCTCTCCTGCTATTCATCATCGGGACAGAacgaagcctccatgagcccatgtacctttTCCTCTCCATGCTGGCCACAGCTGATCTACTGCTATCGACCACCACAGTGCCCAAGATGCTGGATCTCTTCTGGTTCAGAGCAGGGGGAATTTCTTttgctgcctgcctcacccagttgTTTTTCATCCATTTCAGTTTCATTGCCGAGTCGGCCATCCTGGTGGCCATGGCATTTGACCGGTATGTTGCCATCTGCAACCCCCTGAGATACAGCACTGTGCTAACCAAGGCTGTGATTGGGAAGATGGGGCTGGCCATTGTCACAAGAAGTTTCTGTGTTGTTTTCCCTGTTGTCTTGCTGGCGAAGAGACTGAAGTTCTGCAGGACCAACCTCCTGCCACACACCTACTGTGAGCAGAAGGGCATCGCCCGGCTGGCCTGCGACAACACCACAGCCAACACGGTGTTAGGCATCGTCATGGCTATGTTGGTATTTCTGTTGGATGCTGCGCTCATTGCTATGTCTTATGTGCTGATCCTCAGGGCCGTCTTCCGGCTCCCATCCAGCAACGCCCGACTCAAAGCTCtgcgcacctgcagctcccacatctCTGTCATACTTATGTTCTACCCACCCtcccttttctcctcttttgcaTACAGTTTAGGGCACATCCTCCCTGGTTATATACTCAACCTCCTGGCCCATCTCCATCTGCTCCTTCCTCCCATGTTAAACCCCATCATTTATGGGGTGACAACAAAAGCGGTGCTGAATAGGGTGATCAAGGTGTTTTATCGATGCTGCGGCAGAAGCTGCCTGCTGAGCTAA